The Zingiber officinale cultivar Zhangliang chromosome 10A, Zo_v1.1, whole genome shotgun sequence genome contains a region encoding:
- the LOC122027362 gene encoding histone H3.v1-like, with product MTSSVWCLSASCSAHWPSLTPSRPPLRAQEASVSLCRLSFCGRGCSLLPPSKMGIIRGRIHGVVCMAPQEERKTRRSPLDFPIEWERPKPPRRPDIFPQFSPMKTPLPHPLPEDPPEEDEEEEEEQKEEEEENPEEEESENPEQSKMQQ from the exons ATGACCTCCTCGGTCTGGTGCCTTTCCGCTTCCTGTTCCGCCCATTGGCCCTCTTTGACGCCGTCCCGACCGCCGCTGCGGGCTCAGGAGGCTTCCGTTTCTTTGTGCCGCCTCAGCTTCTGCGGGCGTGGCTGCTCCCTTTTGCCTCCTTCGAAGATGGGTATAATCCGAGGAAGAATTCACGGTGTCGTATGTATGGCCCCCCAGGAAGAGAGGAAAACTCGCCGCTCGCCTCTCGATTTCCCAATT GAATGGGAAAGGCCTAAGCCTCCCAGGAGGCCTGATATATTCCCACAATTTAGCCCGATGAAGACTCCACTGCCGCATCCGCTACCTGAGGACCCCCCTgaagaggatgaggaagaagaggaagaacagaaggaggaagaagaagaaaacccgGAGGAGGAAGAATCAGAAAACCCAGAGCAATCCAAGATGCAACAATGA
- the LOC122027360 gene encoding CDT1-like protein a, chloroplastic, producing the protein MEAESQATPSPAAKKKASASRISPAKAVSLEGQIFTPEKLEQLPLRSRNRGVALSVEEVRRAAVGLRRPSDRSDLAQSDANLSSVEQQLGVGWAPCSSPKSKVKEIAKIPQKYELLCEFFNSLASSLRLLKLKGSMPTFLNICTSIQHLTERRFTHTHLAQLKYIIPEAITVKKVLLHDETTCCMKPELQISLQVEAIEKNIKGKSESGYSILRAVFRERLLNFVKEHPEGDDVPEDELPHPFNPTKLTANPLMNINANATFRESSPSVISQHHFIASCLTSRCFQRRFSSKLPIPNSEKTPLACLSDASICNDIPMFVASSFGHASAPQVHRNQLLGLPTTVLLTKCGSDEGNEDMLTADNYLSEEPNCHQQTPAKRLSTPLRLMANTPECPAPKRCWMTPIQDSPILEKSAKRPAKMKLFTTEKDEDRNLSADEDVLNILPKSLLQSVSSFTFFCIYFNA; encoded by the exons ATGGAGGCCGAATCCCAAGCGACGCCTTCCCCTGCCGCTAAGAAGAAGGCATCGGCCTCTCGGATCTCGCCTGCCAAGGCCGTGTCGCTTGAAGGCCAGATCTTTACGCCGGAGAAGCTGGAGCAGCTTCCGTTGCGATCTAGAAACCGCGGCGTCGCCTTGTCTGTGGAGGAAGTACGACGTGCCGCCGTCGGGCTTCGGAGGCCCTCGGATCGGTCCGATCTAGCTCAATCTGATGCCAACCTCTCGTCAGTGGAGCAGCAACTCGGTGTCGGATGGGCACCCTGTTCCAGTCCCAAGTCGAAGGTTAAAGAAATCGCAAAGATCCCTCAAAA ATACGAGTTGCTGTGTGAATTTTTCAACTCATTGGCGAGCTCTCTTCGTTTGCTTAAGCTAAAAGGGTCGATGCCGACATTCTTGAACATCTGCACCAGTATTCAACATTTGACAGAGAG GAGGTTTACCCATACTCACTTAGCACAATTGAAATACATCATCCCCGAAGCTATAACTGTCAAGAAGGTTCTCTTGCATGATGAGACTACATGCTGCATGAAGCCAGAGCTTCAGATAAGTCTGCAAGTTGAAGCTATAGAAAAGAACATCAAGGGGAAAAGTGAAAGCGGCTATTCAATTTTGAGGGCTGTTTTCAGGGAAAGGTTACTTAACTTCGTCAAAGAGCACCCAGAG GGAGATGATGTTCCTGAGGATGAACTCCCGCATCCATTTAATCCAACGAAGCTTACCGCAAATCCGCTTATGAATATCAATGCCAATGCGACATTCAGAGAATCTTCACCTAGTGTAATTAGCCAGCATCATTTCATAGCATCATGTCTCACGTCCCGATGTTTTCAGAGACGGTTTTCAAGCAAACTTCCCATTCCTAATTCAGAGAAAACTCCTTTGGCATGCCTCAGTGATGCATCTATCTGCAATGATATTCCTATGTTTGTTGCCTCATCTTTTGGACATGCCTCAGCACCACAAGTACATAGGAACCAATTACTTGGTTTGCCTACCACAGTCTTGTTGACAAAATGCGGAAGTGATGAAGGGAATGAAGATATGCTGACAGCTGACAATTATTTGAGCGAAGAACCAAATTGTCACCAACAAACTCCTGCAAAGCGCCTATCGACTCCCTTGCGGTTAATGGCTAACACTCCAGAATGTCCTGCTCCAAAGAGATGTTGGATGACTCCTATCCAAGACAGTCCAATATTGGAAAAATCTGCAAAGAGGCCAGCCAAGATGAAGTTGTTTACGACTGAGAAGGATGAGGATAGAAATTTGTCTGCTGATGAAGATGTCCTCAATATACTACCAAAATCCCTTTTACAATCTGTAAGTTCTTTTACTTTTTTCTGTATATATTTTAATGCCTGA
- the LOC122027361 gene encoding protein IRX15-LIKE-like translates to MKGVNRTKLILLQPSPNHKQGGNCSVASFFVFASRRRRSRLWLAALLSFTFASLLALLNTSTSRPADGLPSSVSYSSVSRSAGEAEKPLPAAVFDALVDYAAGSTSTGMMNEEDLRAVASVLRRRAPCNLLVFGIGHETPLWRALNHGGRTVFVDESEYLVGQAEGRNPGMEAYDVAFTTTVRGTPELLAAARRQRRGECRPVQNLLYSDCRLAVNNLPNQLYGVAWGVILVDGPQGHAPEAPGRASSIFTAAVMARSAPWQVDVLVHDYDREVERVSSGEFLCPENLVGGTPRLGHFVIRAGTPTDGFCHNKTSRMSWQPPAAGTIAGS, encoded by the coding sequence ATGAAGGGAGTAAACAGAACAAAGTTGATACTTTTGCAGCCTTCgcccaaccacaagcaaggtggCAACTGCTCCGTCGCGTCCTTCTTCGTCTTCGCCTCCCGCCGCCGCCGCAGCCGCCTTTGGCTCGCCGCTCTCCTCTCCTTCACCTTCGCCTCCCTTCTCGCTCTCCTCAACACTTCCACCTCGAGACCTGCCGACGGCCTCCCTTCCTCTGTTTCTTATTCCTCTGTTTCCCGGTCCGCCGGAGAAGCGGAGAAGCCGCTTCCTGCGGCCGTCTTCGATGCGCTCGTCGACTACGCCGCGGGATCCACTTCGACGGGAATGATGAACGAGGAGGATCTGCGGGCGGTGGCCAGCGTACTGCGGCGGCGTGCGCCGTGCAACCTGCTGGTGTTCGGGATCGGGCACGAGACGCCGCTCTGGCGCGCGCTCAACCACGGCGGCCGCACCGTGTTCGTTGACGAGAGCGAGTACTTGGTGGGGCAGGCGGAGGGGCGGAACCCGGGGATGGAGGCCTACGACGTCGCCTTCACCACCACCGTCCGTGGGACGCCGGAGCTCCTGGCCGCGGCCCGCAGGCAGAGACGGGGGGAGTGCCGGCCGGTGCAGAACCTGCTCTACTCCGACTGCCGCCTGGCCGTCAACAACCTCCCCAACCAGCTCTACGGCGTGGCGTGGGGAGTGATCCTCGTGGACGGGCCGCAGGGGCACGCCCCGGAGGCGCCGGGGCgggcgtcctccatcttcacggcTGCCGTGATGGCAAGGTCGGCCCCCTGGCAGGTGGACGTGCTCGTGCACGACTACGACCGGGAGGTGGAGAGGGTGAGTAGCGGCGAGTTCCTCTGCCCGGAGAATCTAGTTGGCGGCACTCCCCGCCTCGGACACTTCGTCATCCGCGCTGGCACCCCCACTGACGGATTCTGCCACAACAAGACCTCCAGAATGTCATGGCAGCCGCCGGCCGCCGGAACGATTGCCGGCTCCTAG
- the LOC122028013 gene encoding uncharacterized protein LOC122028013 gives MFDALILGKFSKKCKQAVRCIKLRLELIKKKKRVVVRILKKDVADLIAAGHESSGFGRMDTLIAEINLASCYETIEKLCECILSQLPTLQKQRECPEECKEAISTLIYAAARFSDLPELRDLRSVFVERYGSRMESSVNAEFAEKTKRKSFSREWKLKAMQDIADEFSISWRAKKGEESCNLPSPESVNQTRSDQVSPPLDEEVGEEIHERIEGQNIVSVKPLKPNNAVVTQPYGKQNGINKTRGEIENEEENNVIHEEMPTSLDREDLDSYMALGYGTFLRRPSSGDKGQERGDAEANQDERDEEEKILDDLLLYYSRKGTDNAPTTTRTRASQMDDCERDIVEHQHGNREGHQVPRIKLPPPKRTSSLPLESASPAEPDTRSHCRGRVHPRLPDYDQLAAMFAALKNGLGTL, from the exons ATGTTTGATGCCTTGATACTTGGCAAATTCTCTAAGAAATG CAAGCAGGCGGTGCGGTGCATAAAGTTGAGGTTGGAactgatcaagaagaagaagcggGTGGTGGTGCGGATCCTAAAGAAGGACGTTGCCGACCTTATCGCCGCCGGCCATGAGTCTTCAGGCTTTGGAAGG ATGGACACTCTAATTGCGGAGATAAACCTGGCGTCCTGTTACGAGACGATTGAAAAACTCTGTGAATGCATCTTGAGTCAGCTTCCAACTCTTCAAAAGCAGAG AGAATGTCCTGAAGAATGCAAGGAAGCGATATCGACTCTAATTTACGCAGCAGCACGATTCTCCGATTTGCCGGAGTTGCGTGATCTCCGGTCAGTCTTCGTAGAGAGATACGGGAGTCGCATGGAGTCGTCTGTGAACGCTGAG TTTGCTGAAAAGACAAAGAGGAAATCTTTCTCGAGGGAATGGAAGCTCAAGGCGATGCAAGATATCGCCGACGAATTTTCAATAAGTTGGAGGGCCAAGAAAGGTGAAGAATCATGCAATCTTCCTTCACCTGAATCTGTCAACCAGACTCGAAGTGACCAAGTTTCACCACCACTCGATGAAGAGGTCGGAGAGGAGATTCATGAACGAATAGAGGGGCAAAACATTGTTTCAGTGAAGCCTTTGAAGCCAAATAATGCAGTAGTAACTCAACCATACGGCAAACAAAACGGTATCAATAAAACGAGAGGAGAGATCGAGAATGAGGAAGAAAATAATGTCATCCACGAGGAGATGCCCACGAGCCTTGATCGAGAAGACCTTGACAGTTACATGGCTTTAGGATATGGCACATTCTTGCGTCGACCTTCGAGTGGAGACAAAGGGCAGGAGAGGGGGGATGCCGAGGCTAATCAGGATGAACGAGATGAGGAAGAAAAGATCTTGGATGACCTCTTGTTGTACTACAGCAGGAAAGGGACAGATAACGCACCAACGACAACAAGGACTAGAGCTTCACAAATGGATGATTGTGAGCGAGATATAGTTGAGCACCAACATGGAAATAGGGAAGGTCACCAGGTTCCGAGAATCAAATTGCCTCCTCCAAAAAGAACTTCCTCCTTGCCCTTAGAATCAGCTAGCCCGGCCGAGCCTGATACAAGGAGTCATTGCCGCGGTCGAGTGCATCCGAGACTGCCGGATTATGATCAGTTGGCAGCAATGTTTGCTGCACTGAAGAATGGTTTAGGTACCTTGTAA